The Desulfovibrio sp. JC022 genomic sequence GAGGCTAAGTCACGAAGCAGCCTTTTACGGTAAAATGATTTTTTCTTTGTGGGCGTAAGGCGCAGGCAACCTAGGAGTCTGGAAACCATCCAAGTTAAAACCTGCAATCCGTTCATCCTGAACAACTCCCTTGCCACCCCAAAGCGGACCGATTGATTAATCCATTCCGAACAACGACTTGACCTGCGTAAGGTTTAAAAGTCTGTCCACCTGATCAGTAACTGCGATAATCTTTACAGTACGACTATCCTTGACCAGCATCCTGCGCAGCTCGATCAATGAAGCCAGTCCGGAACTGTCCAGATATTCAAGTTCGGACAGATCAACACGGACCTCCCCGGATGTCTGCTTCACAAAATCATGCATTTCATTCCTAAGATCGGGGGTCCCGGTAAAATCAACTTCACCGCTGATCTTGATCAGGACCTCCTCCATCGAGGATTCCATTTTCCAGCCTGCACCCATTTAAAACTCCTTACTGCTCCATTTAAACAGCCGGCCCTTAAGCCCTGTATATTTCGACCACGGTTGTATCATCATTAGGAGGGGTGTCCCCTCTCCAGTCGGCAACAGCCTTGAGGAGATTTTTCCCGGCATGAGGAGTTCCGCCCTGCCTGAGAATCTCTTCCATCCGTTCTTCGCCGAAGAATTCACCATCAGCGGCACGGGCTTCATCAACACCATCTGTGACAACAACCAGAGATTGTCCTTTTTCAAGGGTAATTTCACTGGTCCCGAAATCGCCTTCATCAAGAATTCCAACGGGCAAACCAAAAGGCCTCTCAATAGGCTCAGCCTGACCTTCCGAAATCAGCAAAGGAGAAGGATGCCCGGCCACCGCATATTCGCACTTCCCGCTCTCAGGAGTGTAACGCATAAGAACCATTGTGGCGAAGACTTCACCGCTCATAAATTCATAGGCACCGACGTTAATCGCCTTGAGCATTTCTCCGGGAGTCCGTTCAACCAGTGCTTCCGCCCTGATCCGGGTCCACAATGCGGACATGATCAACGCGGCAGGAAGCCCCTTACCGGCAACGTCAGCCACATAAATATACCAGCTTCCGTCTGAGTTGGGTATAAAATCGTACAAATCACCGCCTACAAACTGGGCCGGGACAGAACTGCCCCAGATCAGGTTATCACCTTCAAGTTCAGGCTGGCGGGGATTAAACTGTTTCTGAATGCGTGAAGCTGCTTCCAACTGGGTTTCAAACTTCTGCTGATTGAGCCGCTGCAACATCAGTTCGGAGCGGACCAACGCCACTCCGGCCAGATGGCCGAAGCTTTCAAGCAACTCCTCATCTTCCCTGCCGAAACATTCTTTATCTGCTGAGTTCAAGACCTGGACAACACCCAGTAGTTTATCCTGATGAATAATAGGTGTGCAGAGAATGCATCTGGTCTTGAAACCTGTTTTCTTGTCAGCTTCCTTGGAAAATCGCTCATCGTTCTGGGCATCAAGCACATTCAAAGCTTCACGGTGCTCAGCCACCCAACCGGCAACACCTTTACCCATGGGCAGCTCAAAGCCAGTTTTTAAATCCTTCATGGCTTTGTCGCCGAGAACGTCATTCATGGCCCATGCAAAATTGAGTACATTCTTCTCTTCGTTGTACAGCATAATCGAGGAAGCTTCAGCACCGGTCACATCCTGCGCCAGCCTTAAAAGCTGAGGCAGCAGATCCACCAGAGACTCAATACTGGCCAACACCTGATTGGCCTGAATCAATTTCTTTAATCTGTTAGCCTGTGTGTTCAAAATTCCCCCCGATTCATTTGCTCTGCAACATTTACCATGACAAGCCAGAGTACACCATTTCAATATATTTTGAAATTATTCAAATCTTATTCATTCCAGACATTGATTTCCGGCTTAGGCCAATCGCGCACAGCTTCGGCCAGTTCTTCTACTGATGCCGTAGCCGCGCCCACCTGACTCACAACTATCCCGGCAGCATAGTTTGCCAGCACGGCTGAAGTAAGCGGGTCCAGTCCAGCGGCAAGACCAAGTCCGAGGGTGGCGATCACCGTATCCCCGGCACCGGTCACATCAAAAACCTTACGGGCAAACGTAGGCACATGCTTGACCACATCCCGCGACTCAAACAAAGCCATACCGTCCCCGCCAAGGGTGATCAGCAGATGGGTGGGGTCAATACGGTCAAAAAGCCTGCGCCCGGCTTCCAGCACATCTTCCCGGCTCTTAACCTGCATATTGGCACCCTCTCCTGCTTCTTTGGAGTTAGGAGTGAGCATGCTGACTGATTTGTAACGGTCGTAATTAACTGTCTTGGGATCAACCAATATGTGCGGCTTATGCTGTTTTTCATCAAGAAGATTCCAGAAACGCTCGAAAAAGGAATCAGAAAGAAGCCCTTTCCCATAGTCGGAAAGGATGACCACTTTATAATCGCAGACTTCACGTTCCAGAAAAGCAAACAATTTATCCATGATCGAATCAGCAAAGTCCTCGGTCTTTTCGCGATCAACCCGGACCATTTGTTGATTATGGGCCATCACCCGCGTTTTCTTGGTTGTCGGGCGGTCATCTGATTCATACAGGGAGCAGGGAATCCCGGAATCGGAACAGAGCCGCTCAAAGACTTCCCCTTCGCCATCGTGGCCGACGAATCCGGTCAAATGCGGCTCACCGCCAAGGGCTGCAATATTTCGCGCAACGTTCCCTGCCCCGCCGAGCAGGTATTTTTCTTCAGTAACCTGAACCACAGGCACCGGTGCTTCCGGGGAAATACGTTCGACCGAGCCAATCACATAGTGATCAAGCATCACGTCCCCAATGATCAACACCTTGCGGTCTTTCAGTTCCGGGAGGATACTTAAAATCTTATTATCCATTCAATTGGTTCCTTTATCCTGTATAATTTATCTTCAATATGTGAGTATCCGGAAAACACAAAAGCATTTCCGGCATGATAATCTACAAATAATTACGAACGAAGTTCAAGAATAGCTATCAGACGCTCCAGCTCTTCTTCATTTGCGTAGCTGATTGTCATTTTCCCTTTGCTCTGGGAGCCACTAAAGGAAACCTTTGTTTCAAGAGCAGACTCCAAACGCCCTTTGATACGCTCAAGATTTTCATCAACCTTTTTCGGTTCTTTATTCTTGCTTTTGCTGGACTTCGGTTTGGCAACAACCTCACCTTCGGGCAGTTCGCCATGTTCCTTAAAATATGTAGCCGCCCCTTCACATTGGCGAACGGACATTCCGCTGTTCATGAGTCTACTGAAAAGCTCATCACGAGCATCATCATCAGCGACAGCCATAAGCGCACGTCCGTGCCCTGCGGAGATTTTTCCATCACCGATTGCGTTTTGTACAGGCTCGGAAAGAGTCAACAGACGCATGGAGTTGGAAAGAGCGGAACGGCTTTTCCCCACCTGACCGGACAATTGGTCCTGGCTGAGACCGAACTTTGTGATCAACTCCTGATAACCCTTGGCCTCTTCAATTGGATTCAGGTCTTCGCGCTGCAAGTTTTCAATCAAAGCAATAGCCATGCTTTCAAGGTCGGTCATCTCTTTGACCAGTGCGGGAATCTCTCCCAACCCGGCAAGCTTTGAAGCCCTTAAGCGGCGCTCCCCTGCCACCAGCTCAAAACGGTCTTTACGTCCGGCAATGGGACGAACCAGAATCGGTTGCAGCACGCCTTTCGCGCGGATAGACTCGGATAAATCCTTCAAGGCTTCGGGAGAAAATTCCTTACGCGGCTGATTCGGGTTGGCAACAATCATATCAATATCAATTTTCCGGGCATCGATTGAAACCTCGGAACTTGATTTATCATCAACACCCTTGCCGCCTCCCAGAAGGGCATCGAGTCCCCTTCCTAAACCGCCAGTGACACCTGCCATGGATTTTCTCCTTATGTTTACCAGCCTGTGAAAACGGGCCGGATAATATTTCCTTTGACTTGATCGAAACCGTGATTATTGTATCCCGAACTCATCATAAAAACTGACGTCGGAGGCTACATGTCTAAACACGATGATAATCTTACTGAACTTTTCGATAAAAACGGCAACCTGATCGGTGCCCTGCTTACGGCTGATCTTTGGTCCAAAGTTAAACCCTTGATCAAGGAGCTGCTTCCCAAAGAAGCCCCTGCGGAACGCCCGGAACCCATCGGCGAGTGGAACACCCTTAAAGAGTATTGGGATTTCCCCTACCCGATCGATACCGACGTTCATTGCGAACTTTGCGGCAGCAAGACTGAAGACTGGGAAAAAGATACTCCCCGCAAATTCAGGCTCATGTCCTGTAATCTCGGCGGACTGGTCTCATTTAAATGTTCCCAGTGCCAAGCACGTATTGTCAAAAAACATTTCAAAGATGAAATTACCGTTGAATGTACTCCCTACATTGAGAAGAAAGACACCAACTACGAAGCTCGTTATTAAGCTCAAGAGCGACGACAATACTCATTCCAAGGCCGACAGAGATGTCGGCCTTTTTTTATTTTACTTCCTGCTCTGCATCATGCCTTTTAACAACTTCCTGCGCCAGACTGAGATAAGCCATGGCACCGTTTGACTTCGCGTCATATGAAATCGCAGGTTTACCGAAACTGGGAGCTTCTGAAAGACGCACATTTCGCGGAACAATTGTCTCAAAGAGACTATCCGGAAAAGCCTTGCGCACCTCATTTTTAACCTGACGGGCAAGCCTGTTGCGCTTGTCATACATGGTCAGCACAACCCCTAATACAGCAAGTTCAGGATTTAACCTTTTCTTGACCAGTTCAAAGGTCATTAAAAGCTGAGCCACACCCTCAAGGGCATAATATTCCGTCTGAAGCGGAACCAGCAATTCTTTTGCCGCGCATAGAGCATTTACAGTCAGCAGACCAAGTGAAGGCGGACAATCAAAAATGATATAATCATATTCATCATCCACAGTCTCAACGAGGTCCTTCAAATAATATTCACGTCCCATTTTATCGATCAACTCGATCTCTGCCCCGACCAAGTCCTGACTTGCGGGCATGAGTGAAAGATAAGGGATGTCTGTTTGATATATTGCTTCCTTTGCTCGACTCGGCTCAAAAAGCACAGAATAAACATTCTCTCTTGAGTCGCCGGGATAGAAACCAAGTCCGCTCGAACCGTTACCCTGCGGGTCACAATCTACGAGTAGAACTTTTTTCTCCATTACTGCGAGGGAAGCGGAAAGATTGATGGAAGTGGTAGTCTTACCTACTCCACCCTTCTGGTTAGCTACAACGATTCTCTTTGCCACTTGAAACCACCTTGTTCATGAGATTTCAATTTTCATGTTTCACGTGAAACATTTCAACCAAGTTGACACAAAAACAACTTCGCCAAACTAGTCTTAAAAAAACTTTAAATCAAGAAAAGCAACAGAGAAAATGAGTGGTTAAATCTAAAATATCAACAGATAATCACCATAAAAAAAGCATTAAAATAACTATTTCAAGATATTAAAAAAAATTACAATTTAATGATCATCATAAAAAAAGGCCGCTCGAAAGCGGCCTTAATAAACTCAATGTGGATCAGCAATTAAACGTTGTAGTAACCCCTGTACCACTCAACAAACTTAGCAATACCTTCTTCAACTGTTGTCTCAGGCTTGAAATCAACATCACGAACAAGGTCATCGACATTTGCATAAGTGGAAGGAACATCACCGGCCTGTAATGGCATCATGTTCTTTTCTGCCTTCTTGCCGATGCACTCTTCGAGCACTTCGATGTAACGCATAAGCTTTGTAGGCTGGTTGTTACCGATGTTGTAGATACGGAAAGGCGCTGGACTTGTTCCCGGATCAGGGGCATCGCCGGACCAATCAGGATTGGGTGTGGCAGTATTTTTCATGACCCGGACAACACCTTCAACGATGTCATCAATGTAGGTGAAGTCACGCAGCATCTTTCCATGGTTGAACACGTTGATGGGCTTATCTTCAAAGATCGCTTTAGTGAAGAGAAAAAGAGCCATATCTGGTCTGCCCCAAGGTCCGTATACAGTAAAGAAACGAAGACCTGTAGTGGGGATATTAAAAAGGTGGCTGTAAGAATGAGCCATGAGCTCGTTGGATTTCTTAGTGGCCGCATACATGCTGATGGGATGGTCCACGTTGTCATGAATGCTGAAAGGCATGTTAGTGTTCAGACCGTAAACAGAACTGGAAGAAGCATAAACAAGGTGCTCCACTCCGTTGTGTCTGCAACCCTCAAGGATGTTCATGTAACCGACAACGTTGGAATCAATGTAGGCTTGAGGATTTTCCAAGGAATAACGGACACCGGCCTGCGCTGCGAGGTTGACCACATGCGTAAACTTCTCTTCTGCAAAAAGTTTCGCCATAGCTTCACGATCAGCCATATCCATGTAGGCAAAAGTGAACTTCTCGTGATCCTCAATCTGCTTGAGGCGGTTCTTCTTAACATTTACATCATAGTAATCATTAAGAATATCAAGGCCGACAACATCATGGCCTTCAGCAAGAAGACGTTTGGAAAGGTGAAAGCCGATAAATCCGGCTGCTCCTGTAACAAGGACTTTCATTATTAATCGCTCTCTTGGTCTTTTTTATCCATTGCCTCTCCCCTGCCGGTAATCGGCGCCAACATCTTTAATAAATCAAGAGGAAGAGGAATTATGGTGGAAGATTTTCCTTCAGCAGACATTTCTCGCAAAGTCTGCAAATATCTCAACTGTAACGCTTCTGGATGGGCTGAAATAATTTCAGCTGCTTCGGACAGCTTATCTGCGGCCTGAAACTCACCCTGAGCGTTGATAACCTTAGCCCGACGCTCACGTTCAGCCTCGGCCTGTTTGGCCATGGCACGCTGCATTTCCTGCGGCAGGTCGATGTATTTCAGCTCGACAGTACTTACTTTGATACCCCACGGATCAGTATGGGTATCCAGAATTTCCTGAATTTCACCGTTAACTTTTTCACGCTGGGAAAGTATCTCGTCAAGTTCAACGCCTCCACATACGCTACGCAAGGTGGTTTGTGCAAGCTGAGAAGTGGCGAACATAAAATCCTCAACCTCCAGAATAGCCTTGATCGCGTCGGTAACACGGAAGTAAACAACAGCATTGACCTTGATACTCACGTTATCTCTTGTGATAACATCCTGATTAGGAACATCTAAAGTCATAATTCTTAGCGAAACGCGAACCATGCGATCAACGATAGGAATCAGGATTATCAGGCCGGGACCTTTAGCATTTATCACCCTACCCAACCTGAAAATCACTCCACGTTCATACTCGTTCAAGACTTTCAAGGCTGTGATCAGAAAGAAAACTACCAATAATACTGCGGGAATTAAATAAGTCATGTTAACCTCTCAAATAATTACGCTGATCAACTTTTTTTTACGACTATCAGGTTCAGACCACGGGCCTGAACAACCTTAACCGCTGTTCCGGAATCAAAAAAAGTTTTATCCTCAGTCTCGGCATTCCAAATCTCACCCCGTACTCGTACCTTCATACGCCCCTCTCTTAGCTCTAATACTTCTCCTTCTAAACCAATCATGCTCTCCAGACCCACTCCTGACTTGGAAAGTTGGGCTTTGGTCACCAGATAAATAATAATCCCGGCAAAAACCGAAAAAGTCAGCACTGTACCGAGAATTGTCCCAAGGGGAATGCCGGGAGTCCCTTCCCTGAACAGGACCAATGATCCGATAAACAGACTGATCACAGCCCCAAGACTAAGCAAACCATAACTGACAATAAAAATTTCAAGGATAAACAAAACCGCACCCAGCATGAGCAAAAGCAAACCCGCGGCATTAGTTGGCAATATTGACATGGCGTAAAGTCCGGTCACAAGACAAAAAGTACCGATCACACCGGGCAATATGGTTCCGGGATGGGAAAGCTCGAAAAAAACACCCAGCACGCCACCAAGCAAAAGAAAATAGGCAACCTGCGGATCGAGCAGCCATGAAAGAACATCGTACCTGAAGCCCGGCTCAAATTTGCTGACCACCACCTCTGATTTTGAAAATTTAACCCTCTGTCCGTCTATAAGCACCCCTCTCGCACCGAGCTGCTCAAGAAAATCATTCACAGACAGGGCCATAAAATTCACAATGTTCAAAGTCACCGCATCCTGCGCATCAACACTGATACCATCCTGAACGGACATAGCGTACCATTCAATATTGCGCCCTCTCTTGCGGGCAATGCCCTTAATCAGGCTGACCATATCCCCGGTAACTTTCTTGCTCATGGTTTCGGGAAGTTCTTCACCTGACGATGAAACCGGGCTGGCCGCACCTATGGATGTGCCGGGAGCCATGGCTGCCACCTGCGCAGCCGCTGTTATAAATGTTCCGGCAGATGCTGCATGTGCTCCTTCCGGGCCGACCCAGACGCAAACCGGAACCTTGCTGTTCATGATGATCTTGACCATCTCACGCATGGATGTACCAAGACCGCCCGGAGTATCGAGACGGAGCAGCAAAAGATCATGATCGTCATCACCAGCCCGCCCAAGACCGTCCTCAAGCAGATGAACCTGCACCGGACTTATCCCGCCCTCAAGTTCAAGCAACAATACGTTGATCTGACGGGCAAAAACAGAATCTGAAACAATGCAGCTTAAAAATACTACCGTAATGATCAAACAATAAATGAATCCTGATCGTTTCTTTAAACCATGCATAGCGACTCCCGCGAAAAAAACTTTTATAGTTCATAATGCCAAATCGCGGGAGATAAATAAACAATGGAAAAAGAAAACCCCGCCTGCTGGAGACGGGGTTGATAATTTCAAAATGAAATAAAAACTAAAAGAGTGGTAATCGCAAAAGTGAGATACAAAGCAACTGCTGCTCATCCGGCGGCAGGTTCTTAAGAAAGTCCGGATCTTGGAGCATGAGCATCTGTACTCCGTTAGTATGAACCGACGCTGAACTCGAAGGAGCGTCAGGAGCGACAATTGAACGGGTCTGGTCACCAAAGCAAGCCACAAACTTCACCCCGTAAGCCTCTACTCCTTTCCAAAAAATATCACTCTTGTTTTCAAAGTCATTGCCGTTCCAAGCAGTACAAGGCCAGAACGAAATGGCTCCCTTGGGTAGGCCCATATAACCGATCAGAGATTGGAAAAGCTTGCGCCGGGCAGTATCAGCCTGCCCTGAAAGGTCTTGACCAAGCTGGGCATAGGTCCAGAAAATCTGCACGCGCGGACTGATGCGTCCTGCCAGAGTCGACCAAGGAGCCGGCCAGGACTGGGGATCAGGAAAATTTACCTTGGGCTGAGCCGAAGATTTACTCTTCGCAGGCATGCGCGAAGGTTTCGGAGCAGGAGTGCGATCAAAAGAAGGTCGCTGCTCTTGCTGTGGAGATTGCTGAACCGGAGCGGCCTGTTGCGCAGGAGCTTGTTGCGGAGCCTGATTCTGCTGCGCTGCAAACTGTTGCGGTCTTTGCTGTGGGCGTGATTGAGCCTGCTGGCGGGGTTGTGCAGGCACACCGGGACGCTGCTGCCTTTTCGGTTTTTCGAGTTCCTCGATGCCGGGCAGTGAATCCTTGAAAACATATTGCAGACCGTTTTGATACCACGGCCTGACACTTTCAAGCACATTTAATTCTGCAGAAGGAGATCCCATATACGCCACGCTACTTCGGTTTTGGGGAGGTCAGGCCATTCTTCGGACCGCCCTGTTCTGTCCAGAACATAGACTGAATTGGTGGAAGACTCAAATCCGGCTCCAGGCTTGTTGATAGGGTTAGCAACAATCAAATCCAGATTCTTGCGCTCAAGCTTACCCTTGGCTGCCTCTTTAATATTGGAAGTCTCAGCGGCAAAACCGATCAATTGCTGGTCATCACGTTTCTGTGTGCCGATAGTTTTAAGAATATCCGGGTTGGTATCAAAATCAACTCTGAGAGCATCATTGCCGGCCTTCTTAAACTTGCCTTCTCCATGCGGAATAGGTTTGAAGTCCGCAACTGCAGCAGTAAAACACCCGGTGGTACAACCGGGCCAGACCGCAGTGGCGGCATCATACATCTGCTGCGCGGAATCAACTTTGATCACATCAATATCTTCAGGAAACCACCAGTTCACCGGACCGGAAACCACAGTTACCTTGGCCCCGCGAAGCCATGCGGCCATGGCAATGCAGGCACCCATGAGACCGGAAGAAGGATTGGACCAGAAACGGACAGCATCCCATTTCTCACGGGTGGGCCCAAGAGTGATCAGCACGTGTTTACCGCTCATATCATCAGGAGCAACAGCGCGTAACCCGTGGGCATAAATGGACTCCAGCGGAGCAAGGCGACCACGTCCATGATCACCGCAGGCAACATCGCCGCAATCGGGACCGATGAATTCAACACCCCGTTCAGCAAGCACCCGGCAATTATCCTGAGTGGCAGGTGCATCCCACATGGCCGGGTTCATGGCCGGAGCCACAAGTTTTGGGCCACTAAAAGCCAAGCCCTGACAGGAAAGCATGTCATCCGCCAGACCATGAGTCATACGCGCCAGAACTGAAGCTGTTGCCGGGGCTACCAGCATGGCATCCGCAGCCTGTCCGGGCTCAAGGTGGCCGAAGGTGTCATCCATGGTCGGATACATTTTTTCCCAGACCTTGAAAGCACCAAGGGCCTCATAACTGAGGCCCTTGATAAATTCCTGCGCACCTGAAGTGAGCGTAACACTGACTTCGATCCCGGCCTTGCGAAACATACGCAGTAAGTCCAAAGACTTGTAAGCTGCGATGGAACCGCTGACGCCAAGGTGGATACGTTTTCCTAAAAAGCAGTCAAAATTAAGATGTTCATTCATTATTGTATAGTCTGTTCCTGAACCCCGCCGGAAAGGGGCGCGGAGTCGGACTTCATTTCAACGGCGTAGATTTCGACCTCAGTATTGTAGGAACCATCAAAAATTCTCACTGTGCAGCTCTTGTAAGGCTTGGTGAAAGAAAGAGTTGAAACAGTAGAGGTAATGGATCTTTCCTTGGTCCAGTTATCTTTTGCCATCTGGTTTACGAAAAAATCAATCAGGGACTGGTTTTCAACGCGTCCCTTGAGAACAATTTTTCCATACTTAAAAGACTGGTCTTCTGCAACATAGGACTGATCAGGTACCCTGCTCAGTTCGTTGGGAACGGCAATATCATCAAATTCAGTATAAGGAACAAATTCTTCATAACTTTCAGTAGCACCGGATGCGGCAATTACGGGTTCGTCAGAAGTTTTGTTGGTTCCGGCCAGACAACCGGTAAGTCCAACAAAAATCATGGAAATAAGAAGCATTTTAATGAAAGT encodes the following:
- a CDS encoding NAD-dependent epimerase, with the protein product MKVLVTGAAGFIGFHLSKRLLAEGHDVVGLDILNDYYDVNVKKNRLKQIEDHEKFTFAYMDMADREAMAKLFAEEKFTHVVNLAAQAGVRYSLENPQAYIDSNVVGYMNILEGCRHNGVEHLVYASSSSVYGLNTNMPFSIHDNVDHPISMYAATKKSNELMAHSYSHLFNIPTTGLRFFTVYGPWGRPDMALFLFTKAIFEDKPINVFNHGKMLRDFTYIDDIVEGVVRVMKNTATPNPDWSGDAPDPGTSPAPFRIYNIGNNQPTKLMRYIEVLEECIGKKAEKNMMPLQAGDVPSTYANVDDLVRDVDFKPETTVEEGIAKFVEWYRGYYNV
- a CDS encoding PP2C family protein-serine/threonine phosphatase, which gives rise to MNTQANRLKKLIQANQVLASIESLVDLLPQLLRLAQDVTGAEASSIMLYNEEKNVLNFAWAMNDVLGDKAMKDLKTGFELPMGKGVAGWVAEHREALNVLDAQNDERFSKEADKKTGFKTRCILCTPIIHQDKLLGVVQVLNSADKECFGREDEELLESFGHLAGVALVRSELMLQRLNQQKFETQLEAASRIQKQFNPRQPELEGDNLIWGSSVPAQFVGGDLYDFIPNSDGSWYIYVADVAGKGLPAALIMSALWTRIRAEALVERTPGEMLKAINVGAYEFMSGEVFATMVLMRYTPESGKCEYAVAGHPSPLLISEGQAEPIERPFGLPVGILDEGDFGTSEITLEKGQSLVVVTDGVDEARAADGEFFGEERMEEILRQGGTPHAGKNLLKAVADWRGDTPPNDDTTVVEIYRA
- a CDS encoding STAS domain-containing protein, with protein sequence MGAGWKMESSMEEVLIKISGEVDFTGTPDLRNEMHDFVKQTSGEVRVDLSELEYLDSSGLASLIELRRMLVKDSRTVKIIAVTDQVDRLLNLTQVKSLFGMD
- the coaBC gene encoding bifunctional phosphopantothenoylcysteine decarboxylase/phosphopantothenate--cysteine ligase CoaBC, yielding MNEHLNFDCFLGKRIHLGVSGSIAAYKSLDLLRMFRKAGIEVSVTLTSGAQEFIKGLSYEALGAFKVWEKMYPTMDDTFGHLEPGQAADAMLVAPATASVLARMTHGLADDMLSCQGLAFSGPKLVAPAMNPAMWDAPATQDNCRVLAERGVEFIGPDCGDVACGDHGRGRLAPLESIYAHGLRAVAPDDMSGKHVLITLGPTREKWDAVRFWSNPSSGLMGACIAMAAWLRGAKVTVVSGPVNWWFPEDIDVIKVDSAQQMYDAATAVWPGCTTGCFTAAVADFKPIPHGEGKFKKAGNDALRVDFDTNPDILKTIGTQKRDDQQLIGFAAETSNIKEAAKGKLERKNLDLIVANPINKPGAGFESSTNSVYVLDRTGRSEEWPDLPKTEVAWRIWDLLLQN
- a CDS encoding ParB/RepB/Spo0J family partition protein, with the translated sequence MAGVTGGLGRGLDALLGGGKGVDDKSSSEVSIDARKIDIDMIVANPNQPRKEFSPEALKDLSESIRAKGVLQPILVRPIAGRKDRFELVAGERRLRASKLAGLGEIPALVKEMTDLESMAIALIENLQREDLNPIEEAKGYQELITKFGLSQDQLSGQVGKSRSALSNSMRLLTLSEPVQNAIGDGKISAGHGRALMAVADDDARDELFSRLMNSGMSVRQCEGAATYFKEHGELPEGEVVAKPKSSKSKNKEPKKVDENLERIKGRLESALETKVSFSGSQSKGKMTISYANEEELERLIAILELRS
- a CDS encoding nodulation protein NfeD; protein product: MHGLKKRSGFIYCLIITVVFLSCIVSDSVFARQINVLLLELEGGISPVQVHLLEDGLGRAGDDDHDLLLLRLDTPGGLGTSMREMVKIIMNSKVPVCVWVGPEGAHAASAGTFITAAAQVAAMAPGTSIGAASPVSSSGEELPETMSKKVTGDMVSLIKGIARKRGRNIEWYAMSVQDGISVDAQDAVTLNIVNFMALSVNDFLEQLGARGVLIDGQRVKFSKSEVVVSKFEPGFRYDVLSWLLDPQVAYFLLLGGVLGVFFELSHPGTILPGVIGTFCLVTGLYAMSILPTNAAGLLLLMLGAVLFILEIFIVSYGLLSLGAVISLFIGSLVLFREGTPGIPLGTILGTVLTFSVFAGIIIYLVTKAQLSKSGVGLESMIGLEGEVLELREGRMKVRVRGEIWNAETEDKTFFDSGTAVKVVQARGLNLIVVKKS
- a CDS encoding AAA family ATPase — its product is MAKRIVVANQKGGVGKTTTSINLSASLAVMEKKVLLVDCDPQGNGSSGLGFYPGDSRENVYSVLFEPSRAKEAIYQTDIPYLSLMPASQDLVGAEIELIDKMGREYYLKDLVETVDDEYDYIIFDCPPSLGLLTVNALCAAKELLVPLQTEYYALEGVAQLLMTFELVKKRLNPELAVLGVVLTMYDKRNRLARQVKNEVRKAFPDSLFETIVPRNVRLSEAPSFGKPAISYDAKSNGAMAYLSLAQEVVKRHDAEQEVK
- a CDS encoding slipin family protein — encoded protein: MTYLIPAVLLVVFFLITALKVLNEYERGVIFRLGRVINAKGPGLIILIPIVDRMVRVSLRIMTLDVPNQDVITRDNVSIKVNAVVYFRVTDAIKAILEVEDFMFATSQLAQTTLRSVCGGVELDEILSQREKVNGEIQEILDTHTDPWGIKVSTVELKYIDLPQEMQRAMAKQAEAERERRAKVINAQGEFQAADKLSEAAEIISAHPEALQLRYLQTLREMSAEGKSSTIIPLPLDLLKMLAPITGRGEAMDKKDQESD
- the rfaE1 gene encoding D-glycero-beta-D-manno-heptose-7-phosphate kinase; the protein is MDNKILSILPELKDRKVLIIGDVMLDHYVIGSVERISPEAPVPVVQVTEEKYLLGGAGNVARNIAALGGEPHLTGFVGHDGEGEVFERLCSDSGIPCSLYESDDRPTTKKTRVMAHNQQMVRVDREKTEDFADSIMDKLFAFLEREVCDYKVVILSDYGKGLLSDSFFERFWNLLDEKQHKPHILVDPKTVNYDRYKSVSMLTPNSKEAGEGANMQVKSREDVLEAGRRLFDRIDPTHLLITLGGDGMALFESRDVVKHVPTFARKVFDVTGAGDTVIATLGLGLAAGLDPLTSAVLANYAAGIVVSQVGAATASVEELAEAVRDWPKPEINVWNE